CAGCGCCCCCACGGCGCCCGCGTTCGACGACGGCGTATCGACGGCCTCGCTCGTCGGCATGCTGGCCGACGGGGGCGGAGGCGGTGTCTTCTTGGTGCAGCCGGCCAGCGCCGATGCCGCCAGCAACAGGATGATGGCCTGATGTCGCATGATAATCCCCCCAACGATAATCGGGGTCTTACGCGGGCGGCGCGCGCCCGTGTTACTATAGGATTTATATGTATGGACCGACGAACAGCACGCGCTTAGCCGACGCCGCCAACGGACGGGGCGACTGGATGCAGACCGCGGACAAGAGCAGCGGACTTGCGATCGGACAGGCGCTGCGGCTTCACCTCGATTGGCGCGATCTGACGGCGACTGCGCTGATCATCGGCGTCACCGCCTTCGCGGCATTCGAGGCCAAGCCCGAATTCGGCGAGGTCGCCTCGGCGCTGCTCTTCGTGCTGGGCATCACCATTGCGGGCGCGCTTAGCGGGCTTGCGGCGGCGCTGGTCGCGGCAATCGTCGCCTTCCTGCTCTACAATTTCTACCTGACCGAACCGGTGCTGACCTTCCGCTTGGCGACCGGCAGCGATGTGGCGCCGCTGGTCGTGTTCAATCTGTGCGCGCTGGTGGCCGGCATCCTCGCCGGCCTGCTCAAGGACCGCCAGCAGATCGCGGCGCGCAGCGCGGAGCAATTGACCGCGCTGCTCGACGCCAGCCGCGCGCTCCAGTCGGCGGTGCGGGTCGAGGATATCGCCGAGGCGCTCGATCGCGGCATCCGCCCGACGCTGGCGGGACGGATCGCGCTGTTCGGGCTGAAAGACGGCGCGCTCGATCCGATCTATCCCGCCGATCCCGGCGACGCCTGGCGCCGGATCGCCGAGCGGCTGCGCGATGGGGACGGCGATGACGGCCCGATGGCGGACGGCGGCTTCACCGCCTATCCGATCATGGGCAGTTCGACCATGCTGGGCGTGCTAGTCCACGAAGGAGCCGCGGCGCCGAGGGATGGCGGCGCGTTCGTCATCGGGCTGGCGGGATCGATCGCGCTCGCGCTCGAGCGCGCGATATTGTCGGCGAAGATCGCCGAAACGAGCGCGCTG
The Sphingomonas crocodyli genome window above contains:
- a CDS encoding sensor histidine kinase produces the protein MYGPTNSTRLADAANGRGDWMQTADKSSGLAIGQALRLHLDWRDLTATALIIGVTAFAAFEAKPEFGEVASALLFVLGITIAGALSGLAAALVAAIVAFLLYNFYLTEPVLTFRLATGSDVAPLVVFNLCALVAGILAGLLKDRQQIAARSAEQLTALLDASRALQSAVRVEDIAEALDRGIRPTLAGRIALFGLKDGALDPIYPADPGDAWRRIAERLRDGDGDDGPMADGGFTAYPIMGSSTMLGVLVHEGAAAPRDGGAFVIGLAGSIALALERAILSAKIAETSALARTEELKTALLSSVSHDFRTPLTTIAASASGLISYQDKLDADTSRNLLQGIVDECDRLNRYTANLLEMSRIEAGSVTDRSQTLDAIEVVQGAIDRARPRAGARRLKREPVDSLPVIRCDPALFELVLVNILENAVAYSPDDGEISVGAQMCDGGCEIVVADQGCGIPPDDLERVFDRFYRVTRSGAPKGSGLGLAIARGFVEAFGGTIRAESPGPNGIGTRIRIWLPPATMKEIE